One stretch of Paraburkholderia fungorum DNA includes these proteins:
- a CDS encoding cation diffusion facilitator family transporter: MLSATAAQSAEKHHVARKSTFASIALNTVLMALQIVVGTFAHSQALIADGVHSLADLISDFVVLIANRHSGAKPDADHNYGHSRYETVASLFLGALLIAVGVGMLWRAGTRLADLQSIPAVHISAAVVAVLVLISKESLFRYMLREAQRVRSAMLIANAWHARSDAASSLVVAIGIIGSMAGVRLLDPIAAAIVGFMVARMGWMFGWDALQDLSDRALDEAATADMRALLLATPGVRGLHEMRTRKTGDFALVDAHILVDPLISVSEGHYIAELARLRVLTDNRVLDALIHVDPENDAIARPPVDLPPRERVVAEVNAALAASGVQAASVNIHYLSSGLDVEVVLPASFRASDGGAQNVTSMVDLDALKRRLGVRRLSVLQELDVSAPESSQARKAWPAGKAVGPIKTA, from the coding sequence ATGCTTTCCGCCACTGCCGCCCAATCTGCCGAGAAACATCACGTTGCGCGCAAAAGCACTTTTGCGAGTATCGCGCTCAACACGGTTCTGATGGCGTTACAAATCGTCGTTGGAACGTTTGCGCACTCACAGGCATTGATTGCCGATGGCGTCCATTCTCTTGCCGATCTGATTTCCGATTTTGTCGTGCTGATTGCCAATCGCCATAGCGGCGCAAAGCCCGACGCCGATCACAATTACGGACACAGCCGTTATGAAACAGTCGCTTCGCTATTTTTAGGCGCTTTGCTGATTGCGGTCGGCGTCGGTATGTTATGGCGCGCTGGAACGCGTTTGGCCGATTTGCAAAGTATTCCGGCGGTTCATATCAGCGCGGCTGTCGTCGCGGTACTGGTTCTGATTTCCAAAGAGAGTCTGTTTCGCTACATGTTGCGTGAAGCGCAACGCGTGCGTTCGGCCATGCTGATTGCAAATGCGTGGCATGCGCGCTCTGATGCGGCGTCATCGCTCGTGGTCGCGATTGGGATTATCGGCAGCATGGCGGGCGTGCGTCTGCTTGATCCGATTGCCGCGGCGATTGTGGGATTTATGGTCGCGCGCATGGGTTGGATGTTCGGCTGGGACGCATTGCAGGATCTCTCCGACCGCGCACTCGACGAAGCCGCCACCGCCGACATGCGCGCGCTATTGCTCGCGACGCCTGGCGTGCGCGGTCTGCACGAAATGCGAACTCGCAAAACAGGAGATTTCGCGCTGGTCGACGCGCATATTCTGGTTGATCCGCTGATCTCGGTATCGGAAGGGCATTACATCGCCGAGTTGGCGCGCTTGCGCGTGCTGACCGACAACCGGGTGCTCGACGCGCTGATTCACGTCGACCCGGAGAACGATGCAATAGCGCGTCCGCCGGTCGATTTGCCGCCTCGCGAGCGGGTGGTCGCGGAAGTCAATGCTGCGTTAGCCGCGAGCGGTGTGCAGGCTGCGTCGGTGAATATTCACTACCTGAGCAGCGGACTCGATGTGGAGGTGGTGTTGCCGGCGTCTTTCCGGGCTTCGGATGGTGGCGCGCAAAACGTGACGTCGATGGTTGATCTGGACGCGCTCAAGCGACGTCTGGGCGTCCGAAGGTTGAGCGTGTTGCAGGAACTGGATGTATCCGCGCCGGAAAGCTCTCAAGCCAGGAAAGCGTGGCCTGCTGGAAAAGCCGTCGGCCCCATAAAGACCGCATAG
- a CDS encoding Lrp/AsnC family transcriptional regulator, protein MTLDTFSQKILRLLQLDARRSVQEISDQVGLSSTPCWRRIKDMEQSGVIQRYTALLDREKLGLHVCALAHIHLTRHTEGGVEQFEREIATCPEVTECYSTTGESDYILKIVAPDIKAYDSFLHERIFKIPAVAQVRTSVVLREIKFDTQLPL, encoded by the coding sequence TTGACACTCGATACGTTCTCACAAAAAATCCTGCGCCTTTTGCAGCTCGACGCACGCCGATCGGTGCAAGAAATTTCCGACCAGGTCGGCCTGTCGAGCACTCCCTGCTGGCGGCGCATCAAGGACATGGAACAGTCGGGGGTGATCCAGCGCTACACGGCGCTGCTCGATCGTGAAAAACTGGGGCTGCACGTCTGCGCACTCGCGCATATTCATCTCACGCGGCACACCGAAGGCGGCGTCGAACAGTTCGAGCGGGAGATTGCCACCTGCCCCGAAGTGACCGAGTGCTACAGCACGACCGGCGAGTCGGATTACATCCTCAAAATCGTCGCGCCGGACATCAAGGCGTACGACAGCTTTCTGCACGAACGCATCTTCAAGATTCCCGCCGTCGCGCAGGTTCGTACGAGCGTCGTGCTGCGCGAAATCAAGTTTGATACGCAGTTGCCGCTTTGA
- a CDS encoding exonuclease, with product MSSEIYVSTDVEADGPIPGPHSMLSFASAAYTEDKRLISTFSANLELLDGAKPHPVQEAWWKTQPDAWEACRKDLRTPEAALTAYVDWVEALPGKPVFVAMPAGFDFTYMFWYMMRFVGRCPFSWSALDIKTLAFAMTGLPYRKNIKPRFPKQWFDDHPHTHVALDDAIEQGALFCNMLKELRANQATLLAAAKDGDGLGQNAAEEPAN from the coding sequence ATGAGCAGCGAAATCTATGTCAGCACCGATGTCGAAGCAGACGGCCCGATCCCCGGCCCGCATTCGATGCTCAGTTTCGCGTCCGCTGCGTACACGGAAGACAAGCGGCTGATCTCGACCTTCTCCGCGAATCTCGAACTGCTCGACGGCGCGAAGCCGCATCCCGTGCAGGAAGCCTGGTGGAAGACTCAGCCCGACGCGTGGGAAGCGTGCCGCAAAGATTTGCGGACACCCGAAGCCGCGTTGACGGCCTACGTCGACTGGGTCGAAGCGCTGCCGGGCAAACCGGTTTTCGTCGCGATGCCGGCGGGCTTCGATTTCACCTACATGTTCTGGTACATGATGCGTTTTGTCGGACGCTGCCCATTCTCGTGGTCGGCGCTCGACATCAAGACGCTCGCCTTCGCGATGACCGGGCTGCCGTATCGCAAGAACATCAAACCGCGCTTTCCGAAGCAGTGGTTCGACGATCACCCGCACACGCACGTCGCGCTGGATGACGCGATCGAACAGGGCGCGCTTTTCTGCAACATGCTGAAAGAGTTGCGCGCGAATCAGGCAACCCTTCTCGCTGCTGCAAAAGATGGGGACGGCTTAGGACAAAACGCCGCCGAGGAACCGGCAAATTAG
- a CDS encoding MBL fold metallo-hydrolase — translation MKVTLIPVTPFQQNSSLLVCGATGRAAVVDPGGDLDVIQGEIARQNVTVEKVFLTHGHIDHCAGAKTLAAHYGVPIEGPHEDERFWLDKLPDQSTRFGFPAADAFEPDRWLQNGDTVQFGDETLEVYHCPGHTPGHVVFFSREHRLALVGDVLFAGSIGRTDFPRGNHADLVRSIREKLWPLGDDVTFVPGHGPTSTFGAERRTNPYVADGVQA, via the coding sequence ATGAAAGTCACTTTGATCCCCGTCACGCCGTTCCAGCAGAACAGTTCGCTGCTCGTTTGCGGAGCAACCGGACGTGCGGCTGTCGTCGATCCGGGCGGCGACCTCGACGTCATCCAGGGCGAAATCGCGCGTCAGAACGTGACGGTCGAAAAAGTTTTTTTGACGCACGGACACATCGATCACTGTGCGGGAGCGAAGACGCTGGCCGCGCACTACGGCGTGCCGATCGAAGGTCCGCATGAAGACGAGCGTTTCTGGCTCGACAAGCTGCCGGATCAGAGCACGCGCTTCGGCTTTCCGGCCGCCGACGCGTTCGAGCCGGATCGCTGGCTGCAAAACGGCGACACCGTGCAATTCGGCGACGAAACCCTCGAGGTTTACCACTGCCCCGGACATACGCCGGGCCACGTGGTGTTCTTCAGCCGCGAGCATCGGCTCGCGCTGGTGGGCGACGTGCTGTTCGCCGGCTCGATCGGCCGCACGGATTTCCCGCGCGGCAATCACGCCGACCTCGTGCGGTCGATCCGCGAAAAACTCTGGCCGCTCGGCGACGACGTCACGTTCGTGCCGGGCCACGGTCCTACCTCGACATTCGGCGCCGAGCGTCGCACTAATCCTTACGTCGCCGACGGGGTGCAAGCATGA
- a CDS encoding septal ring lytic transglycosylase RlpA family protein, giving the protein MKTRLTRSLGTVFAFFVLAGCATPPGATDTSANDVPRSTKNAQAASFGPQSFGSAPASSTADKAAQGTSLANAQPLTDEGSDVSDFHQTGRASWYGRGFHGRRTANGERYDMHALTAAHRTLPLGSYVRVTNPATSRSVVVRINDRGPYARGRVIDLSMAAAAALNMRHAGTARVQIEGLTQQEARAEMNETLASNSGSSADK; this is encoded by the coding sequence ATGAAAACTCGGTTAACCCGCAGTCTGGGGACTGTTTTTGCCTTTTTTGTACTGGCCGGCTGTGCTACGCCGCCAGGCGCCACGGACACGTCAGCAAACGACGTGCCGCGCAGCACGAAAAACGCACAGGCAGCTTCTTTCGGACCGCAATCCTTCGGTAGCGCGCCGGCTTCGAGTACGGCCGATAAGGCTGCTCAGGGCACCTCGCTGGCGAATGCCCAGCCTCTGACTGATGAAGGTTCGGATGTGTCGGACTTTCACCAGACAGGTCGCGCCTCCTGGTACGGCCGTGGCTTCCATGGCCGCCGTACCGCGAATGGCGAACGCTACGACATGCATGCGCTGACCGCCGCGCATCGCACGTTGCCGCTCGGCTCCTATGTTCGTGTGACGAATCCGGCCACGTCGCGCTCGGTCGTCGTGCGCATCAACGACCGCGGGCCGTATGCGCGCGGTCGCGTGATCGATCTGTCGATGGCTGCCGCAGCCGCGCTCAACATGCGCCATGCGGGCACTGCACGGGTCCAGATCGAAGGTCTGACGCAGCAGGAAGCGCGCGCGGAGATGAACGAAACGCTGGCATCGAACTCGGGTTCGAGCGCCGACAAGTAA
- the rsmI gene encoding 16S rRNA (cytidine(1402)-2'-O)-methyltransferase: MTPLSELAQGQQYPAAALYVVATPIGNVADVTLRALHVLGLVDRIAAEDTRNTGQLLARYGISKPLVAVHQHNERAAALRLIEHLQAGERVAYVSDAGTPGISDPGAKLVDAVREAGFPVIPLPGASALATALSAAGDWVATFSFLGFLPPKSKARATTLQSLAQHPHAMVFYEAPHRIVETVQALADAFGGERRLLIARELTKLHEALHQGTLAEGPAWLAADPNRQRGEFVLVVEGASPEAAGENDHDALLNILLEELTVSSAAKVAAAITGASRNALYTRALSLKKEED; encoded by the coding sequence ATGACTCCTCTCTCCGAACTCGCGCAAGGGCAGCAATATCCCGCCGCCGCGCTGTATGTGGTGGCCACGCCGATCGGCAATGTCGCCGACGTCACGCTGCGCGCTTTGCATGTACTCGGACTGGTGGACCGCATCGCCGCCGAAGACACCCGCAACACCGGCCAACTGCTCGCGCGCTACGGCATCTCGAAGCCGCTCGTGGCCGTGCATCAGCACAACGAACGCGCCGCCGCGCTGCGCCTGATCGAGCACCTGCAAGCAGGCGAGCGCGTCGCCTATGTGTCCGACGCGGGCACGCCCGGTATCTCGGACCCCGGCGCGAAACTCGTCGATGCGGTGCGTGAAGCGGGCTTCCCGGTCATCCCGCTGCCCGGCGCGAGCGCACTTGCAACGGCATTGAGCGCGGCGGGTGACTGGGTCGCCACGTTCTCGTTCCTCGGCTTCCTGCCACCGAAATCCAAGGCCCGCGCCACCACGCTGCAATCGCTCGCGCAACATCCTCACGCGATGGTGTTTTACGAAGCTCCGCACCGGATCGTCGAAACGGTGCAGGCACTGGCCGATGCGTTCGGTGGCGAGCGTCGTCTGCTGATCGCACGGGAATTGACGAAGTTACACGAAGCGCTACACCAGGGCACCCTGGCCGAAGGGCCAGCATGGCTCGCGGCCGATCCGAACCGCCAACGCGGCGAATTCGTGCTGGTCGTGGAAGGCGCGTCGCCGGAAGCCGCTGGCGAGAACGACCACGACGCCCTACTGAATATCCTGCTGGAAGAGTTGACGGTGAGCAGCGCGGCAAAAGTCGCCGCGGCCATCACGGGGGCATCGCGCAACGCGCTCTACACGCGCGCGTTATCGCTGAAAAAAGAAGAAGACTGA
- a CDS encoding YraN family protein encodes MAKAPAPDNFSTPPGSKLVGSAFETRAQEFLQRQRLHFIARNVSCRGGEIDLVMRDRDGSLVFVEVRARRQRQYGGAAASIGWVKKQRIVRAAQHYLATHSRFSRDQPACRFDVIAFEAGRLVWLRDAFRADEV; translated from the coding sequence ATCGCCAAAGCGCCCGCTCCCGACAACTTTTCCACGCCCCCCGGGTCCAAACTCGTCGGCTCGGCTTTTGAAACACGTGCCCAAGAATTTCTGCAGCGCCAGCGTCTGCATTTCATCGCGCGCAATGTGTCGTGCCGGGGCGGCGAGATCGACCTTGTGATGCGGGATCGCGACGGCTCGCTGGTCTTCGTCGAAGTCCGCGCGCGTAGGCAGCGTCAATATGGCGGCGCGGCGGCGAGCATCGGTTGGGTCAAGAAGCAGCGCATCGTGCGCGCGGCGCAGCACTATCTCGCCACGCATAGCCGCTTCTCACGCGATCAACCCGCGTGCCGATTCGACGTGATTGCGTTCGAAGCCGGCCGGCTAGTGTGGTTGCGCGATGCGTTTCGCGCCGATGAAGTCTGA
- a CDS encoding phosphoheptose isomerase — protein sequence MSVERIQQHFRDSAAVKLEALESLSMPIAAAIDTMFGALANGNRILACGNGGSAADAQHFAAELIGRFERERPGLPAIALSTDTSVLTAIANDYSFEQIYSKQVWALGQPGDVLLAITTSGNSANVLAAIEAAHEREMIVVALTGKGGGRMQDVLSDTDIHVCVPSDRTARIQEVHLLTIHCLCDGIDAMLLGED from the coding sequence ATGTCAGTCGAACGTATTCAACAACACTTCCGCGACAGCGCGGCAGTCAAACTCGAAGCCCTGGAATCCCTGTCGATGCCGATCGCCGCAGCGATCGACACGATGTTTGGCGCGCTCGCCAACGGCAACCGCATTCTCGCGTGCGGCAACGGCGGCTCGGCCGCCGACGCACAACATTTCGCCGCCGAACTGATCGGCCGGTTCGAACGCGAGCGGCCAGGCTTGCCGGCTATTGCACTGAGCACCGACACGTCCGTGCTCACCGCCATCGCCAACGACTATTCGTTCGAGCAGATTTATTCGAAGCAGGTGTGGGCACTCGGCCAGCCCGGCGACGTGTTGCTGGCGATCACCACGTCCGGCAATTCCGCGAACGTGCTTGCCGCGATCGAAGCCGCGCACGAGCGCGAAATGATCGTGGTCGCGCTGACCGGCAAGGGCGGCGGACGTATGCAGGACGTATTGAGCGATACCGACATCCACGTATGCGTGCCGTCGGATCGCACCGCGCGCATCCAGGAAGTGCACCTGTTGACCATCCACTGTCTATGCGACGGCATCGATGCCATGTTGCTGGGCGAAGACTGA
- a CDS encoding BON domain-containing protein translates to MSVFRVKKTLVRTVLVVGFAAGLSATLQGCFLAVAGAAGGSALVATDRRTLGAQTEDRELQVKALSQISQNLPDSAHVNVAVFNRRVLLTGEVAGEGSKQRAESIVRGLNNVNTIVNELAIMPASSFSSRTNDTYLETRVKTALIAEKNISANNFKVVAERGSVYLMGLVTMDEGNRGADVASRVPGVTQVVKVFQYIQPQEAAAAATAAATAPVAASQPDTSEPTVGAIPDSSVSARPLDQQAPAPVSNSNSVHPGNPKATSP, encoded by the coding sequence ATGAGCGTATTCCGCGTCAAGAAGACACTGGTGAGAACCGTGCTGGTGGTTGGGTTCGCGGCGGGGCTGTCCGCAACGTTGCAGGGATGCTTTCTCGCCGTCGCGGGCGCGGCGGGCGGCAGCGCGCTGGTGGCGACCGACCGGCGCACGCTCGGCGCGCAGACCGAGGATCGCGAGTTGCAGGTGAAGGCGCTCTCGCAGATCAGCCAGAATCTGCCGGATTCCGCGCATGTGAACGTTGCGGTGTTCAATCGCCGCGTGCTGCTGACCGGCGAGGTGGCGGGCGAGGGCTCGAAGCAACGCGCGGAGAGCATCGTGCGTGGCTTGAATAACGTGAATACCATCGTCAACGAACTGGCGATCATGCCGGCCAGTTCGTTCTCGTCGCGCACCAACGACACGTACCTCGAAACGCGCGTGAAGACCGCGCTGATCGCCGAGAAGAACATCTCGGCGAACAACTTCAAGGTGGTGGCCGAGCGCGGTTCGGTGTACCTGATGGGCCTCGTCACGATGGATGAAGGCAATCGCGGTGCGGATGTCGCGAGCCGGGTGCCGGGTGTGACGCAGGTCGTGAAGGTGTTCCAGTACATTCAGCCGCAGGAAGCCGCAGCGGCGGCAACGGCGGCGGCCACGGCGCCGGTGGCCGCTTCGCAGCCGGATACGAGCGAGCCGACGGTTGGCGCGATACCGGATTCATCGGTGAGCGCGCGGCCTCTGGATCAGCAGGCGCCCGCGCCGGTTAGCAATTCGAACTCGGTGCATCCGGGGAATCCGAAGGCGACGTCGCCATGA
- a CDS encoding c-type cytochrome, whose protein sequence is MLVVATSAYAADAPRGQSIANANACMGCHAVDRKLVGPSFQQIAAKYKGDAQAPTKLARKVKDGGSGVWGMIPMPAHQSMSDADIRTVVDWVLAGAPGK, encoded by the coding sequence ATGCTTGTTGTTGCAACCTCGGCTTATGCCGCCGATGCGCCGCGCGGGCAGAGCATCGCCAACGCAAATGCGTGCATGGGATGTCACGCGGTGGATCGCAAGCTGGTGGGGCCATCGTTCCAGCAGATCGCCGCGAAGTACAAGGGCGATGCACAGGCGCCGACGAAACTGGCGCGTAAGGTGAAGGACGGCGGCTCCGGCGTGTGGGGCATGATTCCGATGCCGGCGCATCAGTCGATGAGTGATGCGGACATTCGTACAGTGGTGGATTGGGTGCTTGCGGGGGCGCCTGGGAAGTAG
- a CDS encoding replication initiator protein A produces the protein MKLQPRDYAAPEKEPTDLRAQRDFFIADRLGCALKADIASMEVPIFSLSTRRDLSIGHWESQDGTRRVTVTPSVLGRATQHDKDVLIYLTSQLVAGADRQQAGVDNRKIRFTAYDFLKTTGRGTSGAEYKALATSLDRLHGTSIKTNIATGGVRIEDTFNLIERWTTVSRCDRPETMSALEVVLSDWLVNAIRSFEVLTLHKAYFSLRKPLERRLYELARKHCGHQPTAQIGLDLLRRKAGSKATLKEFRRMLREIVLADSLPEYRLFLNMRDTVTIYTRDNRKLARAVLGKVTDLGSIVLSPTE, from the coding sequence TTGAAGTTGCAGCCTCGTGACTATGCTGCGCCGGAGAAGGAGCCGACGGACCTACGCGCACAGCGAGACTTTTTTATCGCCGACCGTCTTGGGTGCGCACTGAAGGCCGATATTGCGAGCATGGAGGTGCCGATCTTTTCACTCTCCACGCGACGCGACTTGTCCATTGGTCATTGGGAGAGCCAAGACGGCACTCGCCGCGTTACGGTAACTCCAAGCGTACTTGGCCGCGCAACGCAACATGACAAGGACGTGCTCATCTACCTGACTTCCCAGCTCGTTGCTGGTGCCGACCGTCAGCAGGCGGGCGTCGACAATCGTAAGATTCGCTTTACTGCATACGATTTCCTCAAGACGACGGGCAGAGGGACCAGCGGTGCCGAATATAAGGCCCTTGCAACGTCGCTGGATCGACTGCATGGAACATCGATAAAAACGAACATCGCAACAGGTGGTGTACGAATCGAAGACACCTTTAATCTCATAGAGCGATGGACGACTGTATCGAGGTGCGACCGACCCGAGACGATGTCAGCTCTTGAAGTGGTACTGTCGGATTGGCTGGTCAACGCCATTCGCTCATTTGAGGTGCTCACGTTGCATAAGGCATATTTTTCCCTCAGAAAGCCTCTGGAGCGACGACTATACGAACTAGCTCGCAAGCACTGCGGTCATCAGCCTACCGCACAAATCGGACTCGACCTTCTGCGACGAAAGGCTGGGAGCAAGGCGACCCTGAAGGAATTTCGCCGGATGCTGCGAGAGATCGTGTTGGCTGACTCGCTACCCGAATATCGATTGTTTCTCAATATGCGGGATACGGTCACCATTTACACGAGGGACAACCGTAAGCTTGCACGAGCTGTCTTAGGCAAAGTCACCGACCTAGGATCTATCGTGTTATCGCCCACCGAGTGA
- a CDS encoding TraK family protein: protein MTSQTLSERIAAKMLANSNSPRQHANRAHFLALRAQIRSALDDGWSMLAIYKTLHSDGAVQFSYQAFRRYVKELAREESVEVNADVSPRSPKDLSQRMR from the coding sequence GTGACATCCCAGACATTGTCGGAGCGAATCGCCGCGAAGATGCTAGCTAATTCGAATTCCCCTCGCCAACACGCAAACCGTGCGCATTTTCTCGCTTTACGGGCGCAAATCCGATCGGCATTGGATGATGGATGGTCAATGCTAGCGATATACAAAACGTTGCATTCTGATGGAGCGGTTCAATTCAGTTATCAAGCGTTCCGCCGCTACGTCAAGGAGCTGGCTCGCGAGGAAAGTGTCGAGGTCAATGCGGACGTATCGCCTCGATCGCCCAAGGACTTGTCGCAGAGGATGCGATGA
- the traJ gene encoding conjugal transfer transcriptional regulator TraJ, with the protein MNDLPRRNFQPIRVWCLPEEKAQIEANARVAGLSVSRYLRNVGMGYKIKGVIDANLVRDLAKINGDQGRLGGLLKLWLTNSEKLGSEDPDRMRRVIHGVLERINTTQSAMLDLARKA; encoded by the coding sequence ATGAACGACCTTCCGCGGAGAAATTTCCAACCTATTCGCGTCTGGTGCCTGCCGGAGGAAAAGGCACAGATTGAGGCGAACGCTCGCGTTGCTGGCTTGAGCGTCTCTCGATATCTGCGTAATGTTGGTATGGGCTACAAGATCAAAGGAGTGATCGACGCCAATCTCGTTAGAGATCTCGCGAAAATAAATGGAGATCAGGGGCGTCTGGGCGGTTTGCTGAAGCTGTGGTTGACCAACAGCGAGAAGCTTGGAAGCGAAGACCCCGATCGCATGCGCCGTGTCATTCACGGGGTCCTCGAACGGATTAATACAACGCAGAGTGCAATGCTCGACCTTGCCCGCAAGGCATGA
- a CDS encoding plasmid mobilization protein: MEDVLTRNHQPICSGPLLEQKSWIEATARDAGLSVSRYLRSVGTGYKIDAMPKLVREWRSGI; encoded by the coding sequence ATGGAGGACGTGCTGACTAGAAACCACCAACCGATTTGCAGCGGGCCTCTGCTGGAGCAGAAGTCGTGGATTGAGGCGACCGCTCGCGATGCTGGCCTGAGCGTGTCTCGGTATCTGCGCAGTGTCGGTACGGGCTACAAGATCGATGCCATGCCGAAACTCGTGAGGGAGTGGAGATCAGGAATTTAG